In one Pseudoclavibacter sp. Marseille-Q3772 genomic region, the following are encoded:
- a CDS encoding cadmium resistance transporter, with translation MNLTTVLQAIGLFAATNIDDIIVLALFFARGARQSGTTARILVGQYLGFAGILGAAILVTIGAGAFLPPAVIPYFGLIPLGLGLWAAWQAWRGDDDDDDDEAKVAGKKVGVWTVAGVTFANGGDNIGVYTPVFLSVEPLAVVAYCIVFLALVAVLVALAKFVATRPPIAEVLERWEDILFPIVLIGLGIVILVSGGAFGL, from the coding sequence ATGAATCTCACCACGGTCTTGCAGGCGATAGGCCTGTTCGCAGCTACCAACATCGACGACATCATCGTGCTCGCCCTCTTCTTCGCGCGAGGGGCACGCCAGAGCGGCACCACCGCCCGTATTTTGGTCGGCCAGTACCTCGGATTTGCCGGCATCCTCGGTGCCGCGATCCTTGTGACCATCGGTGCCGGAGCATTTCTGCCTCCGGCAGTCATTCCATATTTTGGTCTCATCCCGCTGGGCCTCGGCCTCTGGGCCGCATGGCAGGCCTGGCGCGGAGACGATGACGACGATGACGACGAGGCCAAGGTTGCCGGCAAGAAGGTCGGCGTTTGGACAGTCGCAGGCGTCACTTTTGCCAATGGCGGCGACAACATCGGTGTCTACACCCCTGTATTCCTTAGCGTGGAACCTCTCGCAGTAGTCGCCTACTGCATCGTCTTCCTCGCGCTCGTTGCGGTCCTGGTGGCCTTGGCAAAGTTCGTCGCCACCCGCCCCCCGATCGCGGAAGTGCTCGAACGCTGGGAGGACATCCTCTTTCCCATCGTTCTCATCGGCCTCGGCATCGTGATCCTCGTCAGCGGCGGAGCCTTCGGACTCTGA
- a CDS encoding metalloregulator ArsR/SmtB family transcription factor: MLTIASRLDVMNRLGRALADPTRSRIILTLLDHPAYPAELSRDLDLTRSNVSNHLACLRDCGIVVSEPEGRRTRYEIADPHLAQALTTLVDATLAVDEDAPCIDPACSLPECNVAGVGA, encoded by the coding sequence ATGCTGACTATTGCTTCGCGTCTCGACGTAATGAACCGCCTGGGTCGTGCACTGGCCGACCCTACTCGATCCCGGATCATCTTGACCCTGCTCGACCACCCCGCTTACCCGGCGGAACTATCCCGAGATCTGGACCTGACACGCTCGAACGTGTCCAACCACCTGGCATGCTTGCGCGATTGTGGGATCGTCGTCTCCGAGCCCGAGGGTCGTCGGACACGATACGAGATCGCCGATCCACACTTGGCGCAGGCGCTGACTACATTGGTCGATGCCACCTTGGCAGTAGACGAAGACGCCCCGTGCATCGATCCTGCCTGCTCGCTTCCCGAATGCAACGTAGCTGGGGTGGGCGCATGA
- a CDS encoding metalloregulator ArsR/SmtB family transcription factor: MLTEISLSIPASDLSPAERAQLLVPTLSALSDENRLTILLTLAEKSMTNRQLHEVTGMSQALVSHHLAALRKAGLVDSEPTGRATLNSVCCAQLADPVRWLAHLATLTPEGQRACCTDTSLRNEVVDAD, translated from the coding sequence GTGCTTACAGAGATTTCCTTATCCATCCCCGCGTCGGATCTCAGTCCCGCCGAGCGGGCCCAGTTACTCGTGCCCACCCTGTCCGCGCTGTCGGATGAAAACCGGTTGACGATCCTGCTCACCTTGGCGGAGAAGTCGATGACCAACCGCCAGCTCCATGAGGTCACCGGGATGAGTCAGGCATTGGTTAGTCATCATCTGGCTGCCCTGCGCAAGGCCGGACTGGTGGACTCGGAGCCGACGGGTCGTGCCACGCTGAATTCGGTGTGTTGTGCTCAGCTGGCTGATCCGGTGCGCTGGCTGGCGCACCTGGCGACGTTGACGCCGGAGGGACAACGCGCCTGCTGCACGGACACCTCCCTGAGAAACGAGGTCGTTGATGCTGATTAG
- a CDS encoding permease, translating to MLISALGTFATLLVELLLLFLVISYAVALINRRFGPERLQSWMAGGAVPGQVKGLALGAITPFCSCSTIPMFVSMLKAGVAFRTTVTYLIASPLLNPVIVGGIWLTLSWQVAISYAVIMVLLSLGAPWVWTALGMEDQLRKVKVKGGRQLDGTPWRGIKQENPGSDPSGMGRSSPHAPSDDHRRGHRCIHLRGRARRRTEIYGR from the coding sequence ATGCTGATTAGCGCGCTCGGCACGTTCGCTACCCTCCTGGTCGAACTGCTCCTGCTGTTTCTGGTGATCTCCTATGCGGTCGCGTTGATCAACCGGCGCTTCGGCCCGGAGCGGTTGCAGAGCTGGATGGCTGGTGGAGCGGTTCCCGGTCAGGTCAAGGGACTGGCGTTGGGGGCGATCACTCCGTTTTGTTCCTGTTCGACGATCCCGATGTTTGTCAGCATGCTCAAAGCCGGGGTGGCCTTTCGTACCACCGTGACCTACCTGATCGCTTCGCCGCTGCTCAACCCGGTTATCGTCGGCGGGATCTGGCTGACCCTTTCCTGGCAGGTCGCGATCAGCTACGCGGTGATCATGGTGCTGCTGTCGCTGGGAGCACCCTGGGTCTGGACCGCGCTGGGCATGGAAGACCAGCTGCGCAAGGTCAAGGTCAAGGGCGGGCGCCAGCTGGACGGGACCCCGTGGCGTGGAATCAAACAAGAAAACCCCGGCAGCGATCCGTCAGGCATGGGACGATCTTCGCCCCATGCTCCTTCCGATGATCATCGGCGTGGCCATCGGTGCATTCATCTACGGGGTCGTGCCCGAAGACGGACTGAGATTTATGGCCGGTGA
- a CDS encoding permease: MIIGVAIGAFIYGVVPEDGLRFMAGENVWWLIPLAAAIGIPLYVRLETMLPVALALSGAGVAIGPIFAMMIGGSGASPPEISMLAAVFKPKLLATFVITILLAAMLAGYAMTIIL, encoded by the coding sequence ATGATCATCGGCGTGGCCATCGGTGCATTCATCTACGGGGTCGTGCCCGAAGACGGACTGAGATTTATGGCCGGTGAAAACGTCTGGTGGCTGATTCCACTGGCTGCGGCGATCGGTATCCCGCTGTATGTCCGACTGGAGACGATGCTGCCGGTCGCCTTGGCTTTATCGGGTGCCGGGGTGGCCATCGGCCCGATCTTCGCGATGATGATCGGCGGGTCCGGGGCCTCGCCACCGGAAATCTCGATGTTGGCGGCAGTGTTCAAGCCGAAACTGTTGGCCACCTTCGTGATCACCATTCTGCTGGCGGCCATGCTGGCCGGCTACGCGATGACGATCATCCTCTAA
- a CDS encoding low molecular weight phosphatase family protein encodes MSTHPTVLFVCVGNGGKSQMAAALAAKHAGDRIEIHSAGTRPGTKLNPQSVEVIAEAGADMSAGHPKGVDPQLLREVDRVIILGGDAQLELPDDAHGTCERWVTDEPSRRGIEGIERMRLVRDDIDTRVRRLVAELLEN; translated from the coding sequence ATGAGCACCCACCCAACAGTTCTGTTTGTCTGCGTCGGCAACGGCGGCAAGTCCCAGATGGCCGCAGCCCTAGCCGCTAAGCACGCTGGTGACCGGATCGAGATCCACTCCGCCGGCACGAGACCCGGCACGAAGCTCAACCCCCAGTCCGTCGAGGTGATCGCCGAGGCCGGTGCCGACATGTCCGCAGGCCACCCTAAGGGTGTAGATCCACAGCTGTTGCGCGAGGTTGACCGCGTGATCATCCTGGGAGGTGATGCCCAGCTGGAGCTTCCCGACGACGCCCACGGAACGTGCGAACGGTGGGTGACCGACGAGCCGTCCAGGAGGGGGATAGAGGGGATCGAGCGCATGCGTCTGGTCCGTGACGACATCGACACGCGTGTACGCCGGCTCGTTGCCGAGCTGCTCGAGAACTGA
- the arsB gene encoding ACR3 family arsenite efflux transporter yields the protein MNVDNRPRMTFLDRFLPVWIILAMAAGLLIGRVVPGIGDALGALEVGGISLPKALGLLVMMYPPLAKVRYDKAVEIAADKRLMTVSIVLNWLVGPAFMFALAWIFLPDQPELRTGLIIVGLARCIAMVLVWSDLSCGDREATAVLVAINSVFQVIMLGVLGWFYLQVLPAWLGLETTSAEFSFWSIVVSVLVFLGIPLATGVASRIIGEKTKGRAWYENTYLPKISPLALVGLLYTIVLLFSLQGEQITSQPWTVARVAVPLLVYFVGMFAVALIAAKASGMNYAQSASVSFTAAGNNFELAIAVAIGTFGATSAQALAGTIGPLIEIPVLVGLVYTMGWLGPKLFPQDPTLPVSSTLSSQTAVSEKETFTS from the coding sequence ATGAATGTTGATAACCGCCCACGCATGACCTTTTTAGATCGCTTCCTGCCGGTCTGGATCATTCTGGCCATGGCCGCTGGCCTACTCATCGGCCGGGTGGTCCCCGGTATTGGTGACGCCTTGGGCGCTTTAGAGGTCGGTGGGATTTCCCTGCCGAAAGCGCTTGGCCTCCTGGTGATGATGTATCCGCCGCTGGCGAAGGTCCGTTACGACAAGGCCGTCGAGATCGCCGCCGATAAACGCCTGATGACGGTGTCCATCGTCCTCAACTGGCTGGTCGGTCCGGCTTTCATGTTTGCCTTGGCCTGGATCTTCCTGCCAGATCAGCCGGAACTGCGCACCGGGTTGATCATCGTCGGCCTGGCTCGGTGTATTGCGATGGTGCTCGTCTGGAGTGATCTGTCATGTGGTGACCGGGAGGCCACGGCCGTGCTGGTGGCGATTAACTCGGTGTTCCAAGTCATCATGCTCGGCGTACTCGGCTGGTTCTACCTCCAGGTCCTGCCGGCTTGGCTGGGCCTGGAGACTACCTCGGCCGAATTTTCCTTCTGGTCGATCGTGGTTTCCGTGCTCGTATTCCTTGGCATCCCGCTGGCCACCGGAGTGGCCTCCCGGATCATCGGTGAAAAAACCAAGGGCCGTGCCTGGTACGAAAACACCTACCTGCCGAAGATCTCCCCGCTGGCACTAGTCGGCCTGCTCTATACCATCGTGCTGCTGTTTTCCCTGCAGGGCGAGCAGATTACCTCCCAGCCGTGGACCGTGGCCCGCGTGGCTGTGCCGCTGCTGGTCTACTTCGTCGGCATGTTCGCCGTCGCACTGATTGCGGCGAAGGCGTCGGGAATGAATTACGCCCAGTCGGCGTCGGTGTCGTTTACGGCAGCGGGCAATAACTTTGAGCTGGCCATCGCCGTGGCCATCGGCACCTTCGGGGCGACCTCCGCACAGGCGCTGGCCGGTACGATCGGCCCGTTGATCGAGATTCCGGTGCTTGTCGGCCTGGTCTACACCATGGGGTGGCTGGGACCGAAACTCTTCCCACAGGATCCGACCCTACCCGTATCCTCGACACTGTCCTCGCAGACTGCTGTATCCGAGAAGGAGACCTTCACCTCATGA
- a CDS encoding metalloregulator ArsR/SmtB family transcription factor, with product MTLSQILPLADLSACCSLGAGPLTSGEAERYATLFKVLADPARLRLLSQLAAEGCGPVSVGELTETSGLSQPTVSHHLKRLTEAGLLDKVRVGRTVTHQVRPELFAELRTVLQMD from the coding sequence ATGACACTCTCGCAGATTCTCCCGCTGGCGGACTTGTCCGCCTGTTGCTCACTGGGTGCTGGCCCCTTGACCAGTGGTGAGGCCGAACGCTACGCCACATTGTTCAAGGTGTTGGCCGATCCCGCCCGCCTGCGTTTGCTATCGCAGTTGGCGGCCGAAGGCTGCGGCCCGGTCAGCGTCGGGGAGCTAACAGAGACGTCGGGGTTGAGTCAGCCGACCGTGTCGCACCACCTGAAGCGGTTGACCGAGGCCGGGTTATTGGACAAGGTCCGGGTCGGTCGGACGGTGACCCATCAGGTGCGCCCGGAGCTGTTCGCGGAGCTGCGCACCGTGTTGCAGATGGACTGA
- a CDS encoding ArsO family NAD(P)H-dependent flavin-containing monooxygenase yields MTSKDFEAIIIGGGQAGLATAYYLLRAGVDILVLDDQEDAGGAWRHVWPSMTLFSTAEFSSLPGKPMPAYEGFPPSDHVIDYLADYEQRYRIPVERPVHVDRVERVAGGYRLHAGDRSWTAPHVVAATGTWSTPFVPAYPGLFTGTQWHSANYPGVGPFRGSSVAVVGAANSAAQIAAELTGVAEVTWYTRHPPRWMPDEVDGRVLFRRNRQRALAVQRGETDPGADSELGDIVVLPQVRAARDAGWLAATPMFNSLNEVRADHLIWCTGFRPSLGPVRRLLDGTTPKYPGLHLVGYGDWTGPGSATLTGVGPYAKQTARTIADSFGMTVK; encoded by the coding sequence GTGACCAGCAAAGACTTCGAGGCGATCATTATTGGCGGTGGCCAGGCGGGACTGGCCACCGCCTACTACCTGCTGCGAGCAGGCGTGGACATCCTGGTCCTCGACGATCAGGAGGATGCGGGTGGGGCGTGGCGGCATGTGTGGCCATCAATGACGTTGTTTTCCACCGCGGAGTTTTCCAGCCTGCCGGGCAAGCCTATGCCAGCCTACGAGGGGTTTCCACCGTCGGACCATGTCATCGACTACCTTGCCGACTATGAGCAGCGCTACCGGATCCCCGTCGAGCGCCCCGTGCACGTGGACCGCGTCGAGCGGGTGGCTGGAGGCTACCGCCTCCACGCCGGTGATCGGTCGTGGACGGCTCCCCATGTCGTAGCCGCCACCGGTACCTGGTCTACTCCCTTCGTTCCGGCCTACCCGGGATTGTTTACCGGCACGCAGTGGCATTCGGCGAACTATCCGGGGGTGGGCCCCTTCCGGGGGTCGTCCGTGGCTGTGGTGGGGGCGGCGAACTCCGCCGCGCAGATCGCCGCCGAGCTCACCGGTGTTGCCGAAGTCACCTGGTATACCCGCCATCCACCACGGTGGATGCCCGATGAGGTCGACGGGCGGGTGCTGTTTCGCCGGAACCGGCAACGCGCCCTGGCCGTCCAGCGCGGCGAGACCGATCCAGGGGCCGACTCGGAGCTCGGCGACATTGTCGTGCTGCCTCAGGTGCGCGCTGCCCGCGACGCCGGATGGTTGGCGGCGACGCCGATGTTTAACTCCCTCAACGAAGTACGGGCCGATCATCTGATCTGGTGTACCGGGTTTCGGCCGTCCCTCGGGCCGGTGCGCCGGCTCCTGGACGGCACGACCCCAAAATACCCGGGCCTGCACCTGGTCGGTTACGGCGACTGGACCGGCCCCGGATCCGCCACGCTCACCGGGGTAGGCCCCTACGCCAAGCAGACCGCGCGGACCATCGCGGACTCATTCGGCATGACCGTCAAGTAA
- a CDS encoding BsuBI/PstI family type II restriction endonuclease gives MACQKSVYLSPGHPQFFGDRISSAYSDFLVLRRFLSELAWETEAWCASDPTHMIHLNGEKFLGPYS, from the coding sequence GTGGCGTGTCAGAAGTCGGTATATCTATCGCCGGGACATCCCCAGTTCTTCGGCGACCGCATCAGCAGTGCTTACTCCGACTTTCTCGTACTGCGACGCTTCCTCTCGGAGCTGGCCTGGGAGACCGAAGCGTGGTGTGCATCTGACCCCACGCACATGATCCACCTCAATGGCGAGAAGTTCCTCGGACCCTATTCCTGA
- a CDS encoding antirestriction protein ArdA, whose translation MTATLTMSYVPRFWGSCLNCYNNGYLVGDWFDCTEAGDVGLEAVHRGQRRPSPYCEEIWCLDLENLPVDHEMDLLEAAEWGEVFEEVGEELWAALCAWVHSGCYVAQGTGEIPSVPDFLEHYVGHWDSFREYAEDQVESTGMMTGWPAEAQRYFHWDSWTHDLRYDYTVEDAPGGGVYVFRNL comes from the coding sequence ATGACAGCCACCCTCACCATGAGCTACGTCCCTCGATTCTGGGGAAGCTGCCTCAACTGCTACAACAACGGATACCTGGTCGGCGACTGGTTCGACTGCACCGAGGCGGGAGACGTTGGCCTCGAGGCCGTCCACCGCGGCCAGCGCCGTCCCAGCCCCTACTGCGAGGAGATCTGGTGTCTGGACCTGGAGAACCTCCCCGTGGATCACGAGATGGACCTCCTGGAGGCTGCGGAGTGGGGCGAGGTCTTCGAGGAGGTCGGCGAAGAACTTTGGGCCGCACTGTGCGCCTGGGTCCACTCGGGCTGCTACGTTGCGCAGGGCACCGGAGAGATCCCGTCAGTCCCGGACTTCCTTGAGCACTACGTCGGTCACTGGGACAGCTTCCGCGAGTACGCCGAGGATCAGGTCGAGTCAACCGGGATGATGACTGGCTGGCCAGCCGAGGCCCAACGGTACTTCCACTGGGACTCCTGGACCCATGACTTGCGGTACGACTACACAGTCGAGGATGCTCCCGGCGGTGGCGTGTACGTGTTCCGCAACCTCTGA
- a CDS encoding relaxase/mobilization nuclease domain-containing protein, protein MSVTKVSPSVRAAASVIYAYYGRPADFSRSRAAGELSDFASPMDAVEQMEAMTRGTGRKNQALTVIQSFSKEEIDASDPEQLALVTEAGYRLARRVAPGSPCVVVTHDDSEGGHPHNHIIIANHDLETGMAARGGQGLRHHELAGANDAVMREMGLQVVARTELAHDVNRSRASEKTDLSQISVDELNKSTWREFLADRVDEALQDSRSVDLDSLVEVAKEHGVSIRAKTGKRATGLTYALVNENGEVRRAGRSKFASTGTKLGADYTYEGVLASIQQLREAEKEIDDEQGYGEGDELSAAIARLAADGPRRGGAGPRERGREAGRATGAPGGGDREAGGGGVHAQFDAGQHAALRAALARERSERDEQDARRDREDRERRARREDQRRRDRERLAALSAHPGVEAGKGDQGDELQFD, encoded by the coding sequence ATGAGCGTCACCAAGGTCTCGCCGTCCGTGCGGGCTGCAGCGTCGGTTATCTACGCCTACTACGGACGGCCTGCGGACTTTTCACGCTCGCGTGCAGCGGGTGAGCTCTCCGACTTCGCCTCGCCGATGGACGCGGTCGAGCAGATGGAGGCAATGACGCGGGGCACCGGGCGCAAGAACCAGGCGCTCACGGTCATCCAGTCCTTCTCGAAGGAGGAGATCGACGCGAGCGACCCCGAGCAGCTAGCGCTCGTCACGGAGGCGGGCTACCGGCTCGCACGGCGGGTCGCCCCCGGCTCGCCGTGCGTGGTCGTGACGCACGATGACAGCGAGGGCGGGCACCCGCACAACCACATCATCATCGCCAACCATGACCTGGAGACAGGGATGGCGGCTCGTGGCGGGCAGGGCCTTCGCCATCACGAGCTGGCCGGGGCGAACGACGCCGTGATGCGCGAGATGGGCCTGCAGGTCGTGGCGCGCACCGAGCTGGCCCACGACGTGAACCGCTCCCGCGCTTCGGAGAAGACCGACCTCTCCCAGATCAGCGTGGACGAGCTCAACAAGTCCACTTGGCGGGAGTTCCTCGCTGACCGTGTGGACGAGGCCCTCCAGGACTCGCGCTCGGTTGACCTCGACTCCCTGGTCGAGGTGGCCAAGGAGCACGGTGTCTCGATCCGAGCGAAGACTGGTAAGCGGGCGACAGGTCTGACCTACGCCCTGGTGAATGAGAACGGCGAGGTGCGCAGGGCAGGCCGCTCGAAGTTCGCCAGCACGGGCACGAAGCTCGGCGCTGATTACACGTACGAGGGCGTGCTGGCGAGCATCCAGCAGCTCCGGGAAGCAGAGAAGGAGATCGACGATGAGCAGGGCTATGGAGAAGGTGATGAGCTCAGCGCAGCCATCGCACGGCTCGCAGCAGACGGACCTCGCCGAGGCGGTGCGGGGCCTCGTGAGCGTGGTCGAGAAGCAGGCAGAGCGACTGGGGCACCTGGAGGTGGCGATCGAGAAGCTGGGGGAGGAGGTGTCCACGCACAGTTCGACGCAGGACAGCACGCTGCCCTCCGAGCTGCGCTCGCTCGAGAACGCTCAGAGCGAGATGAGCAAGACGCTCGCCGAGATCGGGAAGACCGTGAGCGACGAGCGCGTCGTGAAGACCAGCGACGGCGAGACCGTGAGCGCCTCGCAGCTCTCAGCGCACACCCTGGTGTCGAGGCTGGAAAAGGAGATCAAGGTGATGAGCTCCAGTTCGACTGA
- the mobC gene encoding plasmid mobilization relaxosome protein MobC, translated as MAVLAGAPVPQPPNVDLLAVRREVNALGVNVNQIARRVNNGERVAAVELQQMVDMLHELVWRWSS; from the coding sequence ATGGCCGTGCTGGCTGGTGCGCCCGTGCCGCAGCCGCCGAACGTGGACTTGCTGGCCGTGCGGCGTGAGGTGAACGCGCTGGGCGTCAACGTCAACCAAATCGCGCGGCGTGTGAACAATGGCGAGCGTGTGGCGGCGGTCGAGCTGCAGCAGATGGTCGACATGCTGCACGAGCTGGTGTGGAGGTGGTCGTCATGA
- a CDS encoding DCL family protein yields the protein MTYTIGGQRFATKLDVRTHASTVLNRTGLGEAMQGEDELFARELLAQHPRAAQKHGAGVAVVTVALMPEWGTRNFLVMREDGSVDNWSIKKCITNLRSDAASTGRSNHVHSR from the coding sequence ATGACGTACACGATCGGCGGCCAGCGATTCGCCACCAAGCTCGACGTTCGCACTCACGCAAGCACTGTTCTCAACCGCACAGGGCTCGGCGAGGCCATGCAGGGCGAGGACGAGCTCTTCGCCCGTGAACTGCTCGCCCAGCACCCCCGAGCCGCTCAGAAGCACGGTGCGGGAGTTGCGGTCGTCACCGTTGCGCTCATGCCCGAGTGGGGCACCCGGAACTTCCTCGTCATGCGCGAGGACGGGTCGGTCGACAACTGGTCGATCAAGAAGTGCATCACCAACCTGCGGTCCGATGCCGCATCAACCGGAAGGAGCAATCATGTCCACTCTCGCTGA